One stretch of Chryseobacterium fluminis DNA includes these proteins:
- a CDS encoding SDR family oxidoreductase, whose protein sequence is MKISNQKILITGGASGIGLGLTEKLVEQGNTIIICGRRKDRLDEVAARFPLSVIPVVCDVSREEEVRKLHQWVVANHADLNILINNAGIQNRMDIADADFYVRAVKEINVNVLAPILLISLFAGLPTMKTIVNVTSGLAFVPSAAMPVYCATKAFLRSFTLSLRKQFEARGIAVIEINPPALHTDLGGPGHHDGYPEVSEFIDSIFKQLVQGSKELTFGYSKERADENNRTITDIFNKMNP, encoded by the coding sequence ATGAAAATCTCAAATCAGAAAATACTTATTACGGGGGGAGCCTCCGGGATCGGTCTGGGACTTACCGAAAAACTGGTAGAGCAGGGCAATACCATCATTATCTGCGGGAGGCGGAAGGACAGACTTGATGAAGTGGCTGCGCGCTTTCCCTTAAGTGTAATACCAGTAGTATGTGACGTCTCACGGGAAGAAGAGGTGCGAAAGCTTCATCAATGGGTTGTAGCGAACCATGCTGATCTGAACATATTGATCAATAATGCGGGTATCCAGAACCGGATGGATATCGCAGATGCCGATTTTTACGTCAGAGCGGTTAAGGAGATCAACGTTAACGTTTTGGCTCCGATTTTACTTATCAGCCTGTTTGCAGGACTGCCAACAATGAAGACTATTGTGAATGTTACCTCTGGCCTGGCTTTCGTACCTTCTGCAGCCATGCCGGTTTATTGTGCGACTAAAGCGTTTCTGCGCTCATTTACACTTTCTCTCCGGAAGCAGTTTGAAGCGCGGGGTATAGCAGTTATAGAGATCAATCCTCCTGCCCTACATACGGACCTTGGCGGACCGGGCCACCATGATGGATATCCGGAAGTAAGTGAGTTCATCGATTCCATTTTCAAGCAGCTTGTACAGGGCAGTAAGGAGCTGACTTTCGGTTACAGCAAAGAAAGAGCAGATGAAAATAACCGTACCATCACAGACATTTTTAACAAGATGAACCCATAG
- a CDS encoding SDR family oxidoreductase encodes MKNVLVTGANKGIGFEVAKQMAELGYHVFLGCRDLHKGLESVDQLKESGISAVEALEIDVSDLSSVHNAASTLASKIDVLDILINNAGTAGPQPQNISQCDISVVKELFETNVFGVIQTTQAMIPLLEKASQPVIVNVSSEVGSLTMQTSESRNPNWDLYHVYGSTKTALNAFTIAFANEFKNSKFKINSVTPGYTATDLNGFAGFKTAAEGAKPIVKLATIGSEGPTGKFFREEGEVPW; translated from the coding sequence ATGAAAAATGTATTGGTTACCGGTGCTAACAAGGGTATCGGATTTGAGGTTGCCAAACAGATGGCTGAATTAGGATACCATGTTTTTTTAGGTTGCCGTGACCTTCATAAAGGTCTGGAGTCTGTGGATCAATTAAAAGAATCGGGCATTTCAGCTGTGGAAGCTTTAGAAATTGATGTATCAGACCTAAGCTCAGTTCACAACGCTGCTTCAACTTTAGCCTCCAAAATTGATGTGTTGGATATATTGATCAACAACGCCGGTACTGCTGGCCCACAGCCGCAGAACATCTCACAGTGTGACATATCGGTAGTCAAGGAATTATTCGAGACCAATGTTTTCGGCGTGATCCAGACCACACAGGCAATGATACCACTTTTGGAAAAAGCCAGCCAGCCGGTTATTGTCAATGTTTCAAGTGAAGTAGGCTCTCTAACCATGCAGACCAGTGAAAGCCGTAATCCAAACTGGGACCTGTACCATGTATACGGTTCAACTAAAACCGCCCTTAATGCATTTACTATTGCGTTCGCAAATGAGTTTAAAAATTCAAAATTCAAAATCAATAGTGTCACTCCAGGCTATACCGCCACTGATCTCAACGGATTCGCCGGATTTAAGACGGCGGCAGAGGGGGCAAAGCCTATTGTTAAATTGGCGACCATTGGGTCTGAAGGTCCGACAGGAAAATTCTTCCGGGAAGAAGGCGAAGTACCTTGGTAA